The genomic window ACAGGGCCGTCATGGCAGCCAGAAGCATTGCGGTCTTGAAATAGTTCATCATGCCCATCCGGTTGTCAGACGCTTCACAGATGTGGCGTAGCGGGCGCTGGGGTTCAAGGGGATGGCGAGGGATGGCCCGGCGCGCGGGCTGGTCGGCCGCAGGGTTTCTGGCAGGCGGCAGGCGTGGTAAGGGAGGCGCATTCCCCCGTGTGCGAGAGTGTGCCATGACCGACAAGCCGCGCGAACAGGAAGCCGAGAAAACCGGGCAGGAGCCTGGCCAGGCCGGCGAGACCCAGCCGCCGCAGCTGCCGAAGGAGATCGGCGGCCGCAAGGGACCCGAGCCCACCCGCTACGGCGACTGGGAGAAGGGCGGAATTTGCAGCGACTTCTAAGGGAGCTGCCTTGAGGAGACCCCGCCCAAGGATGCCGGCCCGCAACGGAGGCGGACCGGCACGGGACAGGCATGTCCTTATCCTGATCCCTTGTGTTTAGGGCTCAGATATACCGCCGGCGGGGCCGCAGCCCGAGGAAGAGGAGGCCGATCCCCATGAGGCCGACCGTGGCCGGAGCCGAGACCAGGGCCGGATCGGAGCCTGGGTTCGGGTCAGGGCCGTTCGAGTTGTGGATAAGCTCGCTCAGCCAGTCATGGAAGAAGGCGACGTTGGTATCGCCGGAAATCTCCCCG from Pedomonas mirosovicensis includes these protein-coding regions:
- a CDS encoding DUF1674 domain-containing protein, translated to MTDKPREQEAEKTGQEPGQAGETQPPQLPKEIGGRKGPEPTRYGDWEKGGICSDF